One Armatimonadota bacterium genomic window carries:
- a CDS encoding RtcB family protein — MKLIENIPCWGDPVFPEALQQLDNARATGAERLALMADHHVGYGVPIGGVVAYRHRISPSGVGYDIACGNKAVRLDVDAIKVKAKINPIMDEVFKKISFGVGRANNEDVDHELFDDEAWKMNPLKTLKEKARAQLGTVGSGNHYVDIFEDEQNRIWVGVHFGSRGLGHGIAQHFMDIAKANGQTEHFISWLSTEKYEGQEYLEAMRVAGEYAYAGRDWVCAKVAKILGGKIVEEVHNHHNFAWKENHEGQEFWVVRKGATPAFPGQRGFVGGSMGDNSVILEGVDSPESREALYSTVHGAGRVMSRTAAKGKGKVKGAVSKEDMHKWIKREQVVLRGAGVDEAPLVYKRLHRVLEHHSSSVKIIHTLKPLGVAMAGGDTFDPYKD, encoded by the coding sequence ATGAAGCTCATTGAGAACATTCCGTGTTGGGGCGATCCGGTTTTTCCGGAGGCCTTGCAACAACTCGACAACGCTCGAGCCACGGGTGCGGAGCGGTTGGCGCTGATGGCAGACCATCACGTCGGCTATGGCGTCCCCATCGGGGGCGTGGTGGCCTACAGACACCGAATCTCACCCAGTGGCGTCGGCTACGACATTGCCTGTGGCAATAAAGCCGTCCGGCTGGATGTAGACGCGATTAAGGTCAAAGCCAAGATCAATCCGATCATGGACGAGGTCTTTAAGAAGATCTCATTTGGCGTAGGACGCGCAAATAACGAAGACGTGGATCACGAACTCTTCGACGACGAAGCCTGGAAAATGAACCCGCTGAAAACTCTGAAAGAGAAAGCGAGGGCCCAGCTCGGAACCGTCGGGAGTGGAAACCACTACGTGGATATCTTTGAAGACGAGCAAAACCGAATCTGGGTTGGCGTGCATTTTGGTTCACGCGGACTTGGGCACGGCATTGCCCAGCACTTCATGGATATCGCGAAAGCAAACGGCCAGACGGAGCACTTCATCTCCTGGCTGTCGACTGAGAAGTACGAGGGACAGGAGTACCTGGAAGCGATGCGAGTGGCAGGCGAATACGCCTACGCCGGCCGCGACTGGGTATGCGCCAAGGTCGCCAAGATCCTCGGTGGGAAGATTGTTGAGGAAGTCCACAACCATCACAACTTCGCATGGAAAGAGAATCACGAAGGTCAGGAATTCTGGGTCGTACGCAAAGGGGCGACTCCGGCTTTCCCGGGCCAACGCGGATTCGTCGGCGGATCGATGGGTGACAATAGCGTGATCTTGGAAGGCGTCGATTCACCCGAGAGCCGAGAGGCGCTGTACTCGACCGTTCACGGCGCGGGTCGCGTGATGTCGCGAACGGCGGCCAAGGGTAAAGGCAAGGTCAAAGGTGCGGTCTCGAAAGAAGACATGCACAAGTGGATCAAACGGGAACAAGTCGTTCTTCGCGGGGCGGGAGTTGACGAAGCTCCCCTCGTGTATAAGCGACTGCACCGGGTACTGGAGCACCACTCCAGTTCAGTAAAGATCATCCATACGCTGAAGCCGCTTGGCGTGGCGATGGCAGGTGGCGACACCTTCGATCCTTACAAGGACTAG
- a CDS encoding family 10 glycosylhydrolase, with protein MESRGLDRDLEIRQSARLEFFEEDGDRLIADDSFEGEFAAALVEVVGVDIEGAALEIDFIDQQADRCHKPRELRGYFPDLDHAVRTHTLKFTSRMGVMTLLFATMMLANDKLTATLPPIPREFRAAWVATVDNIDWPSRRDLTTQQQQDELLKIIQKAQDLNLNALVFQVRPSADALYRSSLEPWSEYLTGLQGRAPDPAWDPIEFAVTECHRRGIELHCWFNPYRAEHPAQKGPLAANHLFNTNPGIVKKYDRYLWMDPGEKDVQKRSLDVIFDVVKRYDIDGVHLDDYFYPYPVKDGSGNEVDFPDGPSWNKYKSSGGTLSRDDWRRQNVDEFIENLYKGVKKLKKHVLVGISPFGIARPGKPSTVKAGFDQYSELYADAQKWLNEGWCDYYSPQLYWAISSPQPYPDLLKYWLGQNKHDRHVWAGLYTGRTDPSEGNWKATEILNQIAISRKLEDDSGNVHFSFKCLANNFANVATALKNGPYQDDAFVPASPWLGDKKPRMPRIVVAGSVSFEAPKSGEFMAICYGTRKDPDGGDEAENVTWGNWQRYHSGDPISWVNVAHGPIAAVTFSDTGVASEPVIQPTKR; from the coding sequence ATGGAGTCCCGTGGGCTGGATCGAGACTTGGAAATTCGTCAGTCCGCCCGGCTGGAGTTTTTCGAGGAAGACGGCGACCGACTGATTGCGGATGATAGCTTCGAAGGAGAGTTTGCCGCGGCTCTTGTCGAGGTCGTCGGTGTCGATATCGAGGGGGCCGCCCTGGAGATTGACTTCATCGATCAGCAGGCCGATCGGTGTCATAAGCCACGTGAGCTTCGAGGTTATTTCCCCGATTTGGATCACGCCGTGCGAACTCACACTCTCAAATTTACCAGTAGAATGGGGGTAATGACTCTGCTGTTTGCGACAATGATGCTAGCGAACGACAAACTCACCGCCACCCTTCCACCGATTCCACGGGAATTTCGGGCGGCTTGGGTTGCCACTGTGGACAACATCGACTGGCCCTCTCGGCGGGACCTGACGACCCAGCAACAGCAGGACGAACTGCTGAAGATCATTCAGAAGGCGCAGGACCTCAATCTGAATGCGTTGGTGTTTCAGGTGCGGCCCTCGGCCGACGCGTTATACCGCTCGTCATTGGAGCCGTGGTCGGAGTATTTGACGGGCTTGCAGGGGCGAGCACCCGATCCGGCGTGGGACCCGATCGAGTTTGCGGTGACGGAGTGTCATCGACGGGGAATTGAGCTTCATTGCTGGTTCAACCCCTATCGGGCGGAGCACCCGGCGCAGAAGGGGCCGCTGGCGGCGAACCACCTTTTCAACACGAATCCGGGCATCGTGAAGAAGTACGACCGATATCTTTGGATGGACCCGGGCGAGAAGGATGTGCAGAAGCGCTCGCTCGACGTCATTTTCGACGTGGTGAAGCGGTACGACATCGATGGCGTGCACTTGGACGACTACTTCTATCCGTACCCGGTGAAGGACGGAAGCGGGAACGAAGTTGATTTTCCCGACGGACCGAGTTGGAACAAGTATAAATCGAGCGGAGGGACGCTGAGTCGGGACGACTGGCGGAGGCAAAACGTCGACGAGTTCATCGAGAACCTGTATAAGGGCGTGAAGAAGCTGAAGAAGCACGTGCTCGTGGGTATCAGCCCGTTTGGGATTGCGCGTCCGGGCAAGCCGTCGACAGTGAAGGCCGGTTTCGATCAGTACAGCGAGCTTTATGCCGACGCGCAGAAGTGGCTGAACGAAGGGTGGTGCGACTACTACTCGCCCCAGCTTTATTGGGCGATTTCGTCGCCGCAACCGTACCCCGACCTTTTGAAGTATTGGCTGGGGCAAAACAAGCACGACCGGCACGTGTGGGCGGGGCTTTACACAGGTCGGACCGACCCGAGCGAAGGGAACTGGAAGGCTACGGAAATCCTCAATCAGATCGCGATTTCGCGGAAGTTGGAAGATGATTCGGGCAATGTCCACTTCAGCTTTAAGTGCTTGGCCAACAACTTTGCGAATGTCGCCACGGCGCTGAAGAACGGGCCGTACCAGGACGACGCGTTCGTGCCGGCCTCACCGTGGCTGGGCGACAAGAAGCCGCGGATGCCGCGAATAGTGGTGGCGGGCAGCGTGAGTTTTGAGGCGCCGAAGTCGGGCGAGTTCATGGCGATTTGCTACGGGACGCGGAAAGACCCGGACGGCGGCGATGAAGCGGAGAACGTGACTTGGGGGAACTGGCAACGGTACCACTCGGGCGATCCGATCAGTTGGGTGAACGTGGCGCATGGACCGATTGCGGCGGTTACGTTCAGCGATACCGGCGTGGCGAGCGAGCCGGTTATCCAACCGACAAAGAGGTAG
- a CDS encoding MCE family protein yields MQNAGKVGVLVVAFFAMLYAAYAVLGQKLFGPKTQTYYAKFQDAGGIAPGTRVLMAGVNIGTVKAVALKSPTEAQMVLAVNPEVQIPRGSVVQLPTSLTGIGENIVSVVPPTSADGYLSPGDEMMGVKQGALDSFLPNGKDAVAELTKTMAAFRKILEDKTLVNEVKDLMATTNKTMAQFGQTASSVNSLIVSNQATLSKTLQEASATMANIQGMTKDLYALSKEGKIQGDLKETLENIRVASEQGSKMIAEMNKLVSDPDLQTAIKSSAKNIQAMTDSGVKMAANGEVIAKNVETMSKDGPEISRKMSELMTKANEIATKINDIADDVKGAVKKVSDTVGGNGSLIPALKYESHFDVIEESKPNFTRTDFTLVFPQSNGDSVHFGLYNAFEGNNLIAQLGKKIDDRFQIRYGIFASKPGLGVDYSFGPAASLRADLFSLNDPRFDVRLRYNFGKDVYGWFGMDRVFKDNAPSIGFGIKR; encoded by the coding sequence ATGCAAAACGCTGGGAAAGTTGGGGTCTTAGTTGTCGCCTTTTTCGCGATGCTGTACGCCGCGTATGCGGTGCTGGGTCAGAAGCTGTTTGGGCCTAAGACGCAGACGTACTACGCAAAATTCCAGGATGCGGGCGGGATCGCGCCGGGAACCCGCGTTTTGATGGCGGGTGTGAACATCGGGACGGTGAAAGCGGTGGCGTTGAAGTCTCCAACCGAGGCGCAGATGGTGCTGGCGGTGAACCCAGAGGTGCAGATTCCACGGGGATCGGTGGTTCAACTTCCGACCAGCCTGACGGGCATTGGTGAGAACATCGTTTCGGTCGTGCCGCCGACCTCAGCCGACGGTTACCTTTCGCCCGGCGACGAGATGATGGGCGTGAAGCAAGGCGCGCTGGACAGCTTTTTGCCGAACGGAAAGGATGCGGTGGCCGAGCTGACCAAGACCATGGCGGCTTTCCGAAAAATCCTCGAAGACAAGACGCTGGTGAACGAGGTCAAGGACCTGATGGCGACCACGAACAAGACGATGGCGCAGTTTGGCCAGACGGCATCGTCGGTGAATAGCTTGATCGTTTCGAACCAAGCGACCCTCTCGAAGACGCTTCAGGAGGCTTCGGCGACGATGGCGAACATCCAGGGGATGACGAAGGATCTGTACGCGCTGTCGAAAGAAGGGAAGATTCAGGGCGATCTGAAGGAGACGCTAGAGAATATCCGGGTGGCTTCGGAGCAGGGAAGCAAGATGATCGCGGAGATGAACAAGCTGGTGAGCGACCCCGACCTCCAGACGGCGATCAAGAGTTCTGCGAAGAACATCCAAGCGATGACGGATAGCGGAGTTAAGATGGCAGCCAACGGCGAGGTCATCGCCAAGAACGTCGAGACGATGTCGAAGGATGGGCCCGAGATCAGCCGCAAGATGAGCGAGTTGATGACGAAGGCGAACGAAATCGCTACGAAGATCAACGATATTGCGGACGATGTGAAAGGGGCAGTGAAGAAGGTTTCCGACACCGTGGGCGGTAACGGATCGCTGATTCCGGCTCTGAAGTATGAGTCGCATTTCGACGTGATCGAGGAGTCGAAGCCGAACTTTACGCGGACCGACTTTACGCTGGTTTTCCCGCAGAGCAACGGGGACAGCGTGCATTTTGGACTTTACAATGCGTTTGAGGGGAACAACCTGATCGCGCAGTTGGGTAAGAAAATCGACGATCGGTTCCAAATACGGTACGGAATATTTGCATCTAAGCCCGGACTTGGGGTAGATTATTCGTTCGGTCCTGCGGCATCGTTGCGTGCGGATTTGTTCAGTTTGAACGATCCGAGATTCGATGTGCGACTCCGATATAACTTCGGAAAAGACGTGTACGGCTGGTTTGGCATGGACCGCGTCTTTAAGGACAACGCCCCGAGCATCGGCTTTGGAATTAAGCGCTGA
- a CDS encoding P-II family nitrogen regulator (indirectly regulates nitrogen metabolism; at high nitrogen levels P-II prevents the phosphorylation of NR-I, the transcriptional activator of the glutamine synthetase gene (glnA); at low nitrogen levels P-II is uridylylated to form PII-UMP and interacts with an adenylyltransferase (GlnE) that activates GlnA): MKRIEAIIQIGKLEAVQAALHDADIQGVTVDQVRGYGRQMGKTKGAAKTKAPVLLPKMRVEVVVPDDQLDVAVNAIVGAAKTGEIGDGKIFVSEIVEAIRIRTDERGDAALS; the protein is encoded by the coding sequence GTGAAGCGAATCGAAGCCATTATTCAGATCGGAAAGCTTGAGGCGGTGCAGGCGGCTCTGCACGACGCCGATATCCAAGGCGTGACCGTCGACCAGGTTCGCGGCTATGGCCGACAGATGGGGAAGACGAAAGGCGCGGCTAAGACCAAAGCGCCGGTGCTGTTGCCCAAGATGCGGGTCGAGGTGGTGGTGCCGGACGATCAACTGGACGTCGCGGTGAACGCGATCGTTGGGGCGGCGAAGACGGGCGAGATCGGTGACGGAAAGATTTTTGTCTCCGAAATCGTCGAGGCGATTCGGATTCGGACCGACGAGCGCGGGGACGCAGCGCTTTCTTAG
- a CDS encoding EamA family transporter, with translation MDYRIYALLSALFAGITAILAKKGVEDVPANTALAVRVAFVFLFSLGLAVASRQASLGGLTRQNWIFLVLSAVATWLSWLCYFRALQLGEVAKVAPIDKLSFVIAMVLGIVILKEKVDAKVIGGAALIVTGVLLTLR, from the coding sequence ATGGACTATCGGATTTACGCCTTGCTCTCGGCCCTCTTCGCCGGCATCACCGCGATTCTAGCCAAGAAAGGTGTGGAAGATGTTCCCGCCAACACCGCTCTCGCCGTCCGCGTCGCGTTTGTTTTCCTCTTCTCGCTGGGCCTGGCCGTCGCCTCCCGCCAAGCTTCCCTTGGCGGACTCACACGCCAAAACTGGATATTCCTCGTCCTCTCCGCCGTCGCTACCTGGCTCTCGTGGCTGTGCTATTTCCGCGCGTTGCAACTCGGCGAGGTTGCCAAGGTCGCTCCCATCGATAAACTCAGCTTCGTCATCGCCATGGTCCTCGGTATCGTGATCCTCAAGGAAAAGGTCGACGCCAAAGTCATCGGCGGCGCCGCCCTCATCGTCACCGGCGTTCTGCTGACCTTGCGCTAG
- a CDS encoding 50S ribosomal protein L9, producing MKVILNQTVPKVGKAGTVVNVADGFARNYLFPRGLAIYADKSQIAALEKRNARLAEKVAAKKTDAEGLKTKLDGQTVKIETKVGADGVRLNGAITSQNIADAIKAQLGVELDKKQVALHDPIKRLGSYSVELDLHAHVDGHITVDVFDPALNVVEETEEEEESAPVEA from the coding sequence ATGAAGGTAATCCTGAATCAGACAGTACCGAAGGTCGGCAAAGCCGGAACGGTCGTGAACGTTGCCGACGGCTTTGCGCGGAATTACCTTTTCCCGCGCGGCTTGGCGATCTATGCCGATAAGAGCCAGATCGCGGCACTTGAGAAGCGAAACGCTCGCTTGGCCGAAAAGGTTGCGGCGAAGAAGACCGATGCCGAAGGCCTGAAGACGAAGCTCGACGGTCAGACCGTCAAGATCGAGACCAAGGTTGGCGCAGACGGCGTCCGACTGAACGGTGCGATCACTTCGCAGAACATCGCCGATGCGATCAAGGCTCAGCTTGGTGTCGAGTTGGATAAGAAGCAGGTTGCTCTGCACGATCCGATCAAGCGACTGGGTTCGTACTCGGTCGAGCTCGATCTGCACGCACATGTTGACGGACACATCACCGTCGACGTCTTCGACCCGGCATTGAACGTGGTCGAGGAAACAGAAGAGGAAGAAGAGTCCGCTCCGGTCGAAGCCTAA
- the yaaA gene encoding S4 domain-containing protein YaaA has product MKTVEIWSEYITLGQLLKLTDYISNGAEAKEYLANHSPLINGEPDNRRGRKIRPGDIVTFPDKQSVKIVTKE; this is encoded by the coding sequence GTGAAAACCGTCGAGATTTGGAGCGAATACATCACCTTGGGCCAGCTTTTGAAGCTGACGGACTACATCTCGAATGGGGCGGAGGCCAAGGAGTATCTTGCAAACCATTCGCCGCTGATTAATGGTGAGCCGGACAACCGTCGAGGGAGAAAAATTCGCCCAGGCGATATTGTCACTTTTCCTGACAAACAGTCTGTTAAAATAGTAACAAAGGAATGA